From one Leifsonia soli genomic stretch:
- a CDS encoding carbohydrate ABC transporter permease, with protein sequence MTQSVAPGRVRTREHTEKQRPRRNANQRRLNIAAYLFVAPFMIVFIVMLLLPLFYSGYLSLFTTQLIGGQTFAGFANYVRAFTDPDFLAGVGRMALFLVIQVPIMLALSLFFALALDSGRVRGSVALRLLIFLPFAVPGVVATLMWGYLYGNDFGPIAQAFRAVGLGAPDLLSDQNMLGSMMNIVTWAFVGYNMIIMYAALRSIPTELFEAAEIDGASQWRVAWSIKIPGIRPAIILTVIFSIIGTFQLFNEPSLLHALAPNVIDNGYTPNYYAYNLAFTNQDVNYAAAIAFLLGLVIAVVSYVVQLSTQRKEARND encoded by the coding sequence ATGACCCAGTCCGTCGCACCCGGCCGGGTGCGCACGCGCGAGCACACGGAGAAGCAGAGACCGCGGAGGAACGCGAACCAGCGCCGGCTGAACATCGCCGCCTACCTGTTCGTTGCGCCCTTCATGATCGTCTTCATCGTCATGCTGCTGCTGCCGCTGTTCTACTCCGGTTACCTCAGCCTGTTCACGACGCAGCTGATCGGCGGCCAGACCTTCGCCGGCTTCGCCAACTACGTCCGGGCGTTCACCGACCCGGACTTCCTCGCGGGTGTCGGGCGCATGGCGCTCTTCCTCGTCATCCAGGTGCCCATCATGCTCGCGCTCTCGCTGTTCTTCGCCCTCGCCCTCGACAGCGGGCGCGTGCGGGGATCGGTCGCCCTGCGGCTCCTGATCTTCCTGCCGTTCGCCGTGCCCGGCGTCGTCGCGACGCTGATGTGGGGCTATCTGTACGGCAACGACTTCGGGCCGATCGCCCAGGCGTTCCGCGCGGTCGGACTCGGTGCGCCTGACCTCCTGAGCGACCAGAACATGCTCGGCTCGATGATGAACATCGTCACCTGGGCCTTCGTCGGCTACAACATGATCATCATGTACGCGGCGCTCCGCTCGATCCCGACGGAGCTGTTCGAGGCCGCCGAGATCGACGGCGCGAGCCAGTGGCGGGTGGCGTGGAGCATCAAGATCCCCGGCATCCGGCCCGCGATCATCCTGACGGTGATCTTCTCGATCATCGGCACCTTCCAGCTCTTCAACGAGCCGAGCCTGCTGCACGCGCTCGCGCCGAACGTCATCGACAACGGCTACACGCCCAACTACTACGCGTACAACCTCGCGTTCACGAACCAGGACGTCAACTACGCCGCCGCCATCGCCTTCCTGCTCGGCCTGGTGATCGCGGTCGTGTCGTACGTCGTCCAGCTCTCCACCCAGCGGAAGGAGGCCCGCAATGACTGA
- a CDS encoding carbohydrate ABC transporter permease, translating to MTETATGRPLTAVGDASPRRRSRRGARAYNRETQRSTLLTVLLWICALYFVLPIVWLFIASTKSNADLFTTFGFAFGRTFDLFANIGAVFTAQNGIYLHWAINTLVYALVSAVGASLLATMAGYAFAKYRFPGAVLMFSVVLGAIMIPLTALALPTYLMFSQIGITNTPAAVIVPSLVSPFGVFLMRVYAADAIPDSMIEAGRVDGAGEFRIFWQVGLRLLGPGIVTVFLFALVGTWNNYFLPLIMLNSSELYPLTVGLAQQQATSAAGGGSQALFSVVITGSLVSIIPLVIAFLFLQRYWTTGLASGSVKE from the coding sequence ATGACTGAGACCGCGACCGGGCGCCCCCTGACCGCCGTCGGCGACGCCTCCCCGCGCCGCCGGTCGCGGCGCGGCGCACGCGCCTACAACCGCGAGACGCAGCGCAGCACCCTGCTCACCGTCCTGCTCTGGATCTGCGCGCTGTACTTCGTGCTGCCGATCGTGTGGCTGTTCATCGCGTCCACGAAGAGCAACGCCGACCTGTTCACCACGTTCGGCTTCGCCTTCGGGCGCACCTTCGACCTGTTCGCCAACATCGGCGCCGTGTTCACGGCGCAGAACGGCATCTACCTGCACTGGGCGATCAACACGCTCGTCTACGCGCTCGTCAGCGCGGTCGGGGCGTCGCTGCTCGCGACGATGGCGGGGTACGCGTTCGCGAAGTACCGCTTCCCGGGAGCGGTCCTGATGTTCAGCGTCGTGCTCGGGGCGATCATGATCCCGCTGACGGCGCTGGCTCTGCCGACGTACCTGATGTTCAGCCAGATCGGCATCACGAACACCCCGGCCGCGGTCATCGTGCCGTCGCTGGTCAGCCCGTTCGGCGTCTTCCTGATGCGGGTCTACGCGGCGGACGCCATCCCCGACTCCATGATCGAGGCCGGCCGGGTGGATGGGGCGGGCGAGTTCCGCATCTTCTGGCAGGTCGGTCTGCGCCTCCTCGGGCCGGGCATCGTCACGGTGTTCCTGTTCGCGCTCGTGGGCACCTGGAACAACTACTTCCTGCCGCTGATCATGCTGAACAGCTCCGAGCTCTACCCGCTGACGGTCGGGCTCGCCCAGCAGCAGGCGACGAGCGCGGCCGGCGGGGGATCGCAGGCGCTGTTCTCCGTCGTCATCACGGGTTCGCTCGTGTCGATCATCCCCCTGGTCATCGCGTTCCTGTTCCTGCAGCGATACTGGACGACCGGGCTAGCGAGCGGGAGTGTCAAAGAGTGA
- a CDS encoding beta-galactosidase, producing MSGFWYGGDYNPEQWPEEVWREDVRLMNRAGVNLASVGIFSWARIEPRDGEFDFAWLDEVLDLLHAGGVRVDLATATASPPPWLALKHPEMLPVTVDGVTLSSGSRQAYCPSSPVYRRYAARLVERIVERYAGHPALALWHVNNEYGCHVSHCYCDESAAAFRAWLEAKYGTIEALNDAWGTAFWSQHYAGFDEILPPRAAPTFKNPTQVLDFDRFSSDELLACFQAEAAIIRARSQVPITTNFMGFFKPVDYWRWAQEVDIVSDDSYPDPADPLAPAYGAMQRDLMRSLGGGAPWLLMEQSPGAVNWRERNAAKLPGQMRAWSYQSVARGADGILFFQWRQAVAGAEKFHAGMLPHGGTDTRVFREAEQLGSELATLSSVDGLLGQPVPAEVAIVFDWDSWWAIEQKASPTAVSYLADVLGWHSALTAAGVTVDFVQATGELSRYRAVVVPSLFVASDAQLEALDAYAAGGGSLVVGYLTGILDPDLHVRTGGYLGALRETLGLWVEEFAPPAAPDLAALGGGEPPAVGVRGERIGGRASASLWSEYVRVESAEVEAVFDGGALDGHPAVTRHARGSGRAWYVATRLDPEPLGVMLDAILADAGVERLPRVPGVEFVRRGAFLVAINHGREAVTLDLPGTDILTGGSAAGLRLDPQGVALVADA from the coding sequence GTGAGTGGATTCTGGTACGGCGGCGACTACAACCCCGAGCAGTGGCCGGAGGAGGTGTGGCGCGAGGACGTGCGGCTGATGAACCGGGCGGGCGTGAACCTCGCGTCCGTCGGCATCTTCTCGTGGGCGCGCATCGAACCCAGGGACGGCGAGTTCGACTTCGCCTGGCTGGACGAGGTGCTCGACCTGCTGCACGCGGGCGGAGTGCGCGTCGACCTGGCCACGGCGACCGCATCGCCGCCGCCGTGGCTGGCGCTGAAGCATCCCGAGATGCTGCCGGTGACCGTGGACGGCGTCACGCTCTCGTCGGGCAGCCGGCAGGCGTACTGCCCGAGCTCCCCGGTGTACCGGCGCTACGCCGCACGCCTGGTCGAGCGGATCGTCGAGCGCTACGCCGGCCATCCCGCGCTCGCGCTCTGGCACGTCAACAACGAGTACGGCTGCCACGTAAGCCACTGCTACTGCGACGAGTCCGCGGCCGCCTTCCGCGCCTGGCTGGAGGCGAAGTACGGCACGATCGAAGCGCTCAACGACGCCTGGGGGACCGCCTTCTGGTCGCAGCACTACGCCGGCTTCGACGAGATCCTCCCGCCGCGGGCCGCGCCCACCTTCAAGAACCCGACGCAGGTGCTCGACTTCGACCGCTTCAGCTCCGACGAGCTGCTGGCCTGCTTCCAGGCCGAGGCGGCGATCATCCGCGCCCGGTCCCAGGTGCCGATCACGACCAATTTCATGGGCTTCTTCAAGCCGGTCGACTACTGGCGGTGGGCGCAGGAGGTCGACATCGTCTCCGACGACTCCTACCCCGATCCCGCCGACCCGCTCGCACCCGCGTACGGAGCGATGCAGCGCGACCTGATGCGCTCGCTCGGCGGCGGCGCGCCGTGGCTGCTGATGGAGCAGTCGCCCGGCGCGGTGAACTGGCGGGAGCGGAACGCGGCGAAGCTCCCCGGGCAGATGCGCGCCTGGTCGTACCAGAGCGTCGCGCGCGGGGCCGACGGCATCCTGTTCTTCCAGTGGCGGCAGGCGGTCGCGGGCGCGGAGAAGTTCCACGCCGGGATGCTGCCCCACGGCGGGACGGACACCCGCGTCTTCCGCGAGGCCGAGCAGCTGGGCTCCGAACTGGCGACGCTGTCGTCCGTCGACGGACTGCTGGGCCAGCCGGTGCCAGCCGAGGTCGCCATCGTCTTCGACTGGGACTCCTGGTGGGCGATCGAGCAGAAGGCGTCGCCGACCGCGGTCTCGTACCTGGCCGACGTGCTCGGCTGGCACAGCGCTCTGACGGCGGCGGGCGTCACGGTCGACTTCGTCCAGGCGACGGGCGAGCTGTCCCGCTACCGGGCGGTGGTCGTACCGTCGCTGTTCGTGGCGAGCGACGCACAGCTGGAAGCGCTCGACGCGTATGCGGCCGGGGGCGGATCGCTGGTCGTCGGCTACCTGACCGGCATCCTCGACCCCGACCTCCACGTGCGCACGGGCGGATACCTCGGAGCGCTGCGCGAGACGCTCGGGCTCTGGGTGGAGGAGTTCGCCCCGCCCGCGGCACCGGACCTCGCCGCCCTCGGGGGCGGCGAGCCGCCCGCCGTCGGCGTCCGCGGCGAGCGCATCGGCGGCCGGGCCTCCGCGTCGCTCTGGTCGGAGTACGTGCGCGTCGAGTCCGCCGAGGTGGAGGCGGTCTTCGACGGCGGAGCGCTGGACGGGCATCCCGCGGTGACCCGTCACGCCCGCGGTTCCGGGCGGGCCTGGTACGTCGCCACCCGGCTCGATCCCGAACCGCTGGGAGTGATGCTCGACGCGATCCTGGCCGACGCCGGAGTGGAGCGCCTGCCGCGCGTGCCCGGGGTGGAGTTCGTCCGCCGCGGCGCGTTCCTCGTCGCGATCAACCACGGTCGGGAGGCGGTGACGCTCGACCTGCCCGGCACCGACATCCTCACCGGCGGATCGGCGGCCGGCCTGCGTCTCGACCCGCAGGGGGTGGCGCTCGTCGCGGACGCGTGA
- a CDS encoding LacI family DNA-binding transcriptional regulator: protein MAATLHDVSRLAGVSIKTVSNVINDYPYVRDSTRQRVLAAIAELDYTPNLSARSLRSGRTNVISLLIPELRNAYFAELADSVMRAARERGLSVLIEQFGNDRASELSVLRNRSGRMVDGILYSVLGLDESDRDTIAEVSTPMVLLGERIFNGPKDHVTMQNVEGSRAATELVLAGGRRRVLAIGAHPGEVIGSAGLRLAGYREALAAAGVAFDERFVVPAGTWHRADGARAMRAFLETGLAFDAVVAFNDTLALGALRVLQEAGYRVPEDVALIGFDDIDETHYSMPTLSTIDPGRDEIARRAVELLVRRIDEDADTREPEEIAVPFRVIQRESTPPVLTGVPADRGAAAVGAAGLGAEAVGPALVGPEA, encoded by the coding sequence ATGGCAGCGACGCTGCACGACGTGAGCCGGCTTGCCGGGGTGTCGATCAAGACCGTCTCGAACGTGATCAACGACTACCCGTACGTCCGCGACAGCACGCGTCAGCGGGTCCTCGCCGCCATCGCCGAACTGGACTACACGCCCAACCTCTCGGCGCGGAGCCTCCGCTCCGGGCGGACCAACGTGATCAGCCTCCTCATCCCCGAGCTGCGCAACGCGTACTTCGCCGAGCTCGCCGACTCCGTGATGCGGGCGGCCCGGGAGCGCGGGCTGTCGGTGCTCATCGAGCAGTTCGGCAACGACCGCGCGAGCGAGCTGTCCGTGCTGCGCAACCGCAGCGGCCGGATGGTCGACGGCATCCTCTACAGCGTGCTCGGCCTCGACGAGTCGGACCGCGACACCATCGCCGAGGTGAGCACGCCGATGGTGCTCCTCGGCGAGCGCATCTTCAACGGTCCGAAGGATCACGTGACCATGCAGAACGTGGAGGGCTCCCGCGCCGCGACGGAGCTGGTGCTGGCCGGAGGCCGCCGGCGGGTGCTCGCGATCGGTGCGCACCCGGGCGAGGTCATCGGCTCCGCCGGGCTGCGGCTCGCCGGCTACCGGGAGGCGCTGGCCGCGGCCGGCGTCGCGTTCGACGAGCGCTTCGTCGTGCCCGCCGGCACGTGGCATCGCGCCGACGGCGCGCGCGCCATGCGCGCGTTCCTGGAGACGGGCCTCGCGTTCGACGCTGTCGTCGCCTTCAACGACACCCTCGCACTCGGCGCCCTCCGCGTGCTCCAGGAGGCGGGATACCGGGTGCCGGAGGATGTCGCGCTGATCGGCTTCGACGACATCGACGAGACGCACTACTCGATGCCGACGCTGTCGACGATCGACCCCGGACGCGACGAGATCGCCCGTCGGGCCGTCGAACTGCTGGTGCGGCGGATCGACGAAGACGCCGACACCAGGGAGCCGGAGGAGATCGCGGTGCCCTTCCGCGTCATCCAGCGGGAGTCGACGCCGCCGGTCCTCACCGGCGTTCCGGCGGATCGCGGCGCAGCGGCCGTCGGCGCAGCGGGGCTCGGCGCAGAGGCCGTCGGCCCAGCGCTCGTCGGCCCAGAGGCCTGA